Proteins encoded within one genomic window of Humulus lupulus chromosome 1, drHumLupu1.1, whole genome shotgun sequence:
- the LOC133803960 gene encoding uncharacterized protein LOC133803960: MASKPLIIVKVPIGLSMFLKILIGSVKYVEPGFMIYISMEVDIMVDAYTLYISHEDIVHFGLMEEIETLQSSKIRSNIDNRAKIISGRIINTLMGQTWLMEYHFERHWMLVIIDPDNHMCYYLDLLRNSPPNDLTNLMNSVAGRTHITVRKSMKLEMNR, encoded by the exons ATGGCTAGTAAGCCACTGATCATTGTCAAGGTTCCAATAGGACTTTCTATGTTTTTGAAAATACTTATAGGTTCTGTGAAGTATGTAGAACCAGGATTCATGATTTACATTTCGATGGAGGTCGATATTATGGTCGATGCGTATACCTTATATATCTCACATGAGGATATAGTACACTTTGGACTTATGGAGGAAATCG AGACATTGCAGTCATCAAAAATCCGGTCCAATATAGATAATCGGGCTAAAATTATCTCTGGCCGTATCATCAACACATTGATGGGTCAAACTTGGTTAATGGAATACCATTTCGA ACGTCATTGGATGTTAGTGATCATTGATCCAGATAATCACATGTGCTACTATCTCGATCTACTTAGAAATTCTCCTCCAAATGATCTCACGAACCTTATGAACAG TGTGGCAGGAAGAACACATATAACTGTGAGGAAATCAATGAAACTCGAAATGAATAGGTAG